The genomic stretch ATGTAGCTCATTATTTAAAACGCGCTCATGTTAAAGTTGATCTTAGTAGTGTATAATTATATGAATGTtatgctttttacattcagtcaagttttgactacatgttttaacatagacggggaatcgagacgagggtcgtggtgtatgtgtgtatgtgcgtgcgtgtgtgcgtgtgtgtgtgtgtgtagagcgattcagagaaaactactggaccaaccttcatgaaacttcacacgagaattcctgggtatgatttcccggacattttgttcattttttcgataaatgtctttgataacgtcatatccggctttttgtgaaagttgaggccgcactgtcacgccctcattttttaatcaaattgattgaaattttggtcaaacaatcttcgacgaaggccggactttggtattgcatttcagcgtggaaacctaaaaattaattaatgagtttggtcattataaatctaaaaattgtaattaaaaaaaaattctaaaacggTCCAGAataaatttcatcttattcttcatcattgtctgattacaaaaacatataaatatgtcatatttggattgaaaaccagctctgaaaattaaatatatgaaaattatgattaaaattacatttccggaatcgatttaaaaacaatttcatcttattccttgtcggttcctgattccaaaagcatatagatatgatatatttgaattataaacaagctcagaaagttaaaaagaacagagatacagaaaagcgtgctatcctcctcagcgcaaccactaccccactattctggctagtcaatttccctgcctttgccacgagcggtggactgacgatgctacgagtatacggtcttgctgaaaaactGCAGTGTGTTtagtttaattctgtgagttcgacagcttgaataaatgttgtattttcgccttacgcgacttgttggtcgTTGTCTTCGTGTAATGCGGTGTGGTGccaaaagaacaagaagggcaaagcccatacgactcacatgcttgaccttgaactaaacctagcaatgacatcatacactaagaactgctttacacatttttcctaccaaaatgcatgtgaccttgacccaaggtcaaggtcatccaaggtcatgcaacacaaagctgttaattcaagacataggaagtacaatggtgcttattggctctttctaccatgagatatggtcacttttagtggttcactaccttattttggtcacatttcataagggtcaaagtgaccttgaccttgatcatatgtgaccaaatgtgtctcatgatgaaagcataacatgtgccccacataatttttaagtttgaaacagttatcttccatagttcagggtcaaggtcacttcaaaatatgtatacaatccaactttgaagagctcctgtgaccttgaccttgaagcaaggtaaaccaaactggtatcaaaagatggggcttactttgccctatatatcatatataggtgaggtattcaatctcaaaaacttcagagaaaatgtgaaaaatgtgaaaaatagctgttttttaggcaacatttatggcccctgcgaccttgaccttgaagcaaggtcaagatgctatgtatgttttttggggccttgtcatcatacaccatcttgccaaatttggtactgatagactgaatagtgtccaagaaatatccaacgttaaagttttccggacggacgtccggacgtccggacggacggacggacgactcgggtgagtacatagactcacttttgcttcgcatgtgagtcaaaaaagtcCATGTTAATATACAATGACAAAAGACAACAGTTTTTTtaaatcttatcttatctcattgtatcgtatcgtatcgtaccTTACCTTacattaccttaccttaccttactttATCTTGCCAtaccttatcttatcttatcttatcttatcttaaatATATTATCTTATGTTTTCAGGCGGAACTCAGTATTATGGTTGCTGTGGAGTTGAAGTCTTTGATTCTTTCTCACACATTTGTTGCAACGGGACGGTCCAGCCGAAGGGAAACAATGCCAGATGCTGTGGAGACGAAAAGTACGACTCGGTAACACACACGTGTTGTGACGGCAGGGTCAAGCCTGGCGGAAGGTACTACAGCTGCTGCGGAACGGAGGTCTTCCACAACTGGGCAAGTGTGTGCTGCAATGGCACGCTTCACGAAAGGGGAACCCACAACGGCTGTTGCGGGAATAAACCctacaattacaacacacacgCCTGCTGCGGGAATAAACCCTACAACTCCGACACACACGTCTGCTGCGGAGGCGCCATCAAGTCTGGTGTTGGTTCCGACACTAGTTGCTGTGGAACTGAGAGCTACAATGACTTGACGCACATCTGTTGCAATGGCGTCCTTGGCAAAAAGGCAAGCAACAACAGTGTACAACAGATATGTTGCAACGGTTTTCTCCGGGAAGCGGGAATCTACGACAGATGTTGCGGAAATGACATCTAcaaccaatacacacacacctgctgCAAGGGAAAGGTCCAACCAGGCGGGTCAAACCAGGCTTGTTGCGGATCTCGGGTCTACGATCACCGAACACAACAATGCTGCCAAAATAAAGTTTACAACACTGCGACGCACACTTGCTGCAGAGGAGAGCTGCACGCGAAGAGGGCGAGTCATAAGTGTTGTGGAACCGAGACGTACAATGATATAACACATCTCTGCTGCTATGGCGTACTTCGCGAAAGGGGAATAAACGACTCTTGTTGCGGAACCCAGGCCTACAACAAGGCGACACAAACCTGCTGTAGAAACAACATCCAGCCACGCGGCGCTTACCTGTCCTGCTGCGGAACTCAGTCGTATGACCGCAACACGCAGCTATGTTGCGGAGGCACAGTCCAACGACTGTCATTCTACCTGGGCTGCTGTGGGGGACAGACCTACCCCATCTTGACACACACCTGCTGTGCCGGAGTGATTCAAAAAGGCGCGTCGCAGCACTGCTGCGGAACTCAAGCCTATCTTTCCTACTACGCACACCAGTGCTGCTACGACACGCTGCAAGCGAGAGGGACCAACTCCGCGTGTTGTGGACTCAAACCCTACAACCGCCAGACTCACAGCTGCTGCAACGGGCAAGTCATGCCTGGCGGACCGTATCCGTATCATCGTTGCTGTGGCAACACGTCCTATGACTACAAGACACAACTTTGCTGTGCAGGCACGCCTCGAGAGAAGGGAACGCATGGCTCTTGCTGTGGAAATCAGACCTACAACtccgacacacacacctgctGCAGCGGAACGATCCAACCAGGCGGAACCTTTCATAGCTGTTGCGGAACGGAGACCTACCATGAGCAGACACAGAGTTGTTGCGGATACCAAGTCTACAACAGCACCACACACACTTGCTGCAAGGGCAAGCTCCAAGCGGGGGGAACGAACCATGGCTGCTGCGGAACTGAAGTCTACGATTCCAGGTCACACCTTTGTTGCCTCGACACGCTTGGAGAGAGGGGTCCAAACACTGAATGTTGCGGAACTCAGGCCTACAATACAACGACGCACACCTGCTGTGGAGGCCAAGTCATGTCCGGAGGGAGACATCACGGCTGCTGCGGGGCTGCAGTCTACGATATCAGGACCCAACTTTGCTGTGGAGGTGCGCCGCGTGACAAGGGGACTCACGACGATTGCTGTGGAATCCAAACCTACAACTCCACGACGCACACCTGTTGCTACGGTCAAATCCTGCCAGGTGGCACGTACCACAGGTGTTGTGGCATTGGGACTTACAACATCGCCACGTATATCTGTTGCTACGGTAACATCGTGCCAGGAAGTCCCTACCACAAGTGTTGCGGAATCAAGCCGTACCGCCCCAAGTCACAAATATGCTGCCAGGGCACCCCCCATCACAAAGAAAACCGCCGCACAAGTTGTTGTGGAAACCAGCTCTCGCAAGGCGGCTGCTGCTTCAACCAGCTCTACAGCTCAGCAACGCACGTTTGCTGCGGAGGCAAACTCACGGCATCAGAAGGCGACAGGAGCCAGCGCTGCTGTGGGATGCAGATCTACAACGACACGACACACATGTGCTGTCGTTCCGAGACACACGAAAGGGGAACGAGCAATAGCTGCTGCGGAACCACGCCGTACAACACAACGACACACCTATGTTGTGACTACACCCCGCACGAAAAGGGAAGCAACGATAGCTGCTGCATGAATCAGCCCTTCACCAGACAGAACCACACGTGTTGTGGAGGTAAAGTCTACCCAGGCGCGACGGCACACACGTCTTGCTGTGCAGGTAAAGTTCAGCCAGGCGGGACGGGACACGGGTGTTGTGGAGCCACGGCCTACAGCTACGAGACACAGACCTGTTGTGAAGGACGGGTGTATCCAGGTGGGAGGTATCATCGATGCTGCAGAAACCAGGTGTTCAACTCCACAACACACACCTGTTGTTGGGGCTCTGGTCAGGTCATTCCAGGTGGGACGAGACGTTACTGCTGTGGCAACCAAATCTACGACAGGACCGTGCACACCTGTTGTCAAGACACCCCCGTGCCTGGGGGGTTGTATTACTACCGTTGCTGTGGAAACAGCACCTATGACTACAGAACCCAGTTCTGCTGCGGTGGTAACCAAGTCTTCACCAGGAGGTACCAAGGTTGTTGTGGGTCTGAGCTCTACAGTCCCCGGACACACACCTGCTGTGACGGGCAGTTGAAACCAGGCGGGTCGTATTATAGGTGTTGCGGATCTGAGGTGTACCACTACCACAACTACAGCTGCTGTCAATCTGTTAGACGCAGGGGAGGCAGAAAGAACCCAGACCCTCAAGTCTACAACTGGAGGACTCACAGCTGCTGTGCGGGGGTAGAGGTTCGCCCAGGTGGAACGTTCCACGCCTGTTGTGGAAATGGGACGTACAACTACAAGACACACACCTGTTGCGACTCGGGTCACACCCTTCCATCTCCGGGTGGGAGCAGCTACAACTGCTGTGGGAACCAGACCCACTACTACTACAACAGCACTTGTTGTCAAGGCAACGTTCTTCCTGGGTATTCCAATAACCATCGCTGCTGTGGAACCAGGACCTATGACTACAAAACGCAAAGCTGTTGCGGAACCCAAGTCTACGACCCGACGACAAAGAGCTGTTGTGGAGATGAGCTCTACAGTCGTGCCACACACACCTGTTGCCAGGGAGCTGTTCAACCAGGCGGAACGAGCCATGCCTGCTGTGGCAGTCAGGCGTACGATGACCTGACAAGTCGATGTTGCAACGGTCAGGTCCTAACCGGTACCGGTAGCTGCCCAGCGTAGCCTGCCATCGGACAGCCACACTACCAGGTCTTAGCTGTTCTCCGGTGGACATTCGAGCAAAAGGACAGAGCCGACGTAAGGCCATGGCGATGAACTACAAGCAAAATATAGCAACTTTGATAGATATATAGGGAATTCTACAAAACCTTGCTAAACTATGTTGTAATTCTTAAATCTATTTATTCTTTAGCCAAAATGGTAAAGCTTATTCATAAATTGAACTTGTAGCATCAAGTAAATAAAGTATGTGTCAGCAGTCTTACATGAGGACAGGCACAATACTGAGCAACGAAATGCTGACATGAgcatcaaaaataaaaaatgctcaGATGGAAAAGTCTATGATTGTAATGGGAGCTAAAACACAGCTTTACCGGAAATAAAAGTCAAAACATAATTGCCTTCATGTCTCTTTCCTTTATTGATCGTCAATCATAGGTATGCATGGACAATGATGTAAGTACTTGGTGGACACCAACTGCAAGATATTTCTATCAAGTTAAAACTTTTGGAATCTTTGATTTTGTCTAGTGTTTGAGTTACATTTTATCCATAAAATCCAGCCAGACAGCACCTACATTTTGTGTAAATCAATTGAGCAAGAAATAGTTGTTGTGAAGACACCATTACTTACATCATTTGGCAAGTCCATCACTTTtgtacaagaacaagattaggcAGCATTGTAATGCTGCTGATTTAATTGATCACCTTTCTGGTAGACCATGCAacacaactgaaaacaaaagtgaaGGCCTGAAAATAATATGGCAAGTGAATCAGATGTAGCGTAAGTTATGAAGACACAAAGCGTAAGTTATGAAGACACCAAAATTGTGAAGTCTGTTATGCTTGAATTCTAGTACTCTTGAAATCTAGTCTGGTGTGTAAGAGGTTCCTGATACAGTTTGAAATGATCAAATCATACTTGAATATTCAACAATGGCAAATATTCACAGTTACAGGCAAAGTCTGAAAATTATTACGTAAGTTATTTTTGACACCTGAATTGTTGTGTCCAACATTACCAACATCATCAATTATCATCGTTTCACAACTGATTATTTTTCTTATtcgcttgttttctttttctgttttctgtagAAGATAACATACGTAAACATGTTTTGATTTACATTGTATCTGCCATCTACCACAATGAACTGAATTGCTGATTGCGTTGGTTCGAGTGACACGAAACGAAAATGGTGTCAGAAATACGAACGTAATCTAAAACAAGCCACACTATTAAAatgcaggaaaatgtaactaaaATTTCCCCTTCGGAGCTTTCTTTATACAAACTCGAAGAAACTTTAAGTCAATCACAAAAATATCAACTTTGGTTCAAGAAAAGGTTAAATTTTCCTGACGTTCGTATTGAAAGACACCAAGAAATGTCGGCAGAGTGGCGAGAATGACGAACGAAATCCACTAAGTTcagcatcaatttaaacaaatgCTGGTGATTTTGGATAAAACAGGAACAAAAGTAGTTGCCTGTTGGGTAACTCAGCAAAATCAATTAGGGATCGATGATTCTTGAAGTTCGTCTGTCTGAAAAACTCTTGAGATGTCGTAAGTTTGCGCGAAACGCCAAAGACACGAACAACTTCCAGGTCAAAATACCTCCTCTCAATGCATTGTGGTAAAGGTGAAGGCCATTTATTCGTAATCTGTGGAAATTTCCGCAGTGCATTGAGTCGATTGACATTCGTTCGTGTGCCTGTGTCGACTTCGCGTTAGATTTTGGAAGTGCAAAAACGTAAGTAACGCAGTGACGCAAAACGTCGGATATTGCCTTTCACACATTCTTTCACAACCCTAGGTCTTCTGATTGCTTTTATTTGTGCTAgattgtgtcattttattcagtaACTTCCAATTATCAGTGGAAATATCAAGTTGCATGTGAAAGATATGATGATGGTATGGACTTCGATCAGCGTGTGAAGTGAGACACGAAGCATTACTTACAGAATGCAATTTTTTCGTCCACGCTAACGACACATTATAcggtaaagaaaaaaaaatgagcaTATCTAATTGTTAAATACACTtagtttgaccaaaataaatacaaacatgACACTACAAACTGCTTCACTTACCATTGTGCTTTCTCAAACAAGATCACTCATTTTTGTCAGGTTTCAGTGGCCATTTTAAGTTGTATTTTCAATGgaaaataatcaaaaacaaaataaccatCAACAGAAAAAATAATCTGTAAAATGATATTAATTCTTTATTCTCTCTTTAATCACaatacaacaacattaacaaccagAAGAAAACAgttctttgcaaaaaaaaatcCAGAAAGTGGCTACCATTCATTTTGTACTTTTTGCTCAGTATTGTGCCTGACCTCACATGCGTCTTGTTTCATTTGACAGGTCTAATTTAAATCATGCCTCATAATCATGGTCAAAAGGGAAATCAGTAAAGTGGTTGGTAAAGACATtaatttgtgtgtttttttctttacattCAGTCAGTCATATGTTTATAGATAGACTGCGTTATggggtacatgtgtgtgtgtctgtctgtctgtgtgtgcctgcctgtatgcgtgcttgtgtctgtgtgcatgtgctcGCAAGCACGCTCAAATATGCATTACAACACTCTTCGCCTTTTGTGTCAATTGTGTGGTCCCTCGCTTACATTCAAACATGAACAAACaaatgttcaacaaatcaaATCTGTATTAAAAATCAATACTTGATATCACAGTGTGTGTTCGTAAGTTGTAAAATCTGAGgagaaaaatgtacacattcaaAGGGAAGAGAAAATACCGCAAAACACCAATAAAATGGATCAATGTTCAGCTGTAGCTTGCACATAACGCAAGTGACATTTGAGATTCTCTATCACTCTAGCGTGTTAGCAGGAAATGAATTTAGTGTTACACTCTTGAGTTGGTAGCACATTTCTTCAAATGTCATTGAGGTCTTTAAGtatttcaaatgttctaaagTTTTCaattaccgtatttgacggattacaagacgcaccgttttataagccgcacccccgacttttgacaaaaacattgggacgagccacgtataggccgcgtcactatattagccgccgtcgaaaaaaatataatcagatcgtgtcaatcaatcaaaacaaccaggcaaacaaaagtacggtatttggcgaaatcggctccgagaaaaaacaagtgaaacaaagaagaaaagtgaaaaagtttgaagaaaaatatcacacacacacaatttgtaaccaacacacacatgtagtcccgcccggaataagcttttttgggatgatttacgacttttgcgcacatttcgagcagatgaaaacacaacatggcggctctcgctcctccaactatcgcgagacacaaaaaaacggaATCTCGCAcacgcgagatcctgatacatccggtgtttctctgtacgctatcttgtcacaaCGACTTGtagacaaacgaagattcgcgaaagaaagagaaaagcgccgagtcttgagtagagagctaataaagtaccagtaatcgctaatcgagcgaaatgaaaatccgcggcgacttccattatgtgaatgctattcaagtttaggtaacattttagccgcatctttttataagccgcaatgcgatttttttgtgttaaaagtcgcggcttgtagtccgtcaaatacggtaacaAATTAGGAAGGTAACTCGATCGTttcccaacaaaacaaaaacttgatttgcatttttttctttcatattttctttcattagTGGTTCCTTGACATAGAATTCAGAAAACTCCTGTGTGATGGTTCTTGGAGCAAATTCCTTAATTTATGTGAgatcgtcttcttcttcttgttcttctgtgttcgtgggctgaaactctcacgtacactcgtgtttttgcatgagtggaattttacgtgtatgaccgtttttaccccgccatttaggccagagaaagcatgctgggtattttcgtgtccAACgacctctgacatggattacaggatcttttccgtgcgcacttggtcttgtgcttgcgtgtacacacggggggtgttcggacaccgatgagagtctgcacacaaagttgactctgagaaataaatctctcgcctaacgtggggacgaactcacgctgacagcggccaactggatacaaatccagcgcgctaccgactgagctacatccccgcccggttTGTCTTCACCGAAAACAGCTGCATCTGAATTCAAATTCACTCAAAGTCAAGACTAAAATTGTTTATTGTCCttataaaaatttaaaaaaattgctATGCAGTGTCCGGTGGttacagacataaaatacatcacattaACTCAAAATTAAGAATTgcactaaaaaacaaacaacaattgaCATCTCAAATTGCTAAGCACTCAtggcaatcacacacacacacacatggcacacacacacacacacacacacaaacggcacacacacaaacacacacacacactctctctctctctctttcttagttaaACTTAAAACCAATGACATATCCTCAGATTAAAgtgcataaaaaaacacaccagcATGACAGAAAAGTTCATGAATAAATAACACATGTGGACGTATCAAAATGTACTGACCGAGAGCATACACCTTCCTTCCAACTCAGACTGATGCTCAtattatgtgaccctccaccacgaaatgagtcgcatgtcacctcgcgcggttctgcgctaggctgaataaaagtccggggagtgtctggtaacagtgtgagggtcaccttagtcataggcttataactcaaacagttttcgctcttttctaaaacgggtttcaccactggatagagcataaaaaacacTTGAGATGAATGTTAGTTAgctagttagctgttgcttttcgggtccagcggaccataataggccaaatcaggaccccttgagatgaatgtaaaaatatgaaaatcatgcaaaggtggcatgcgactcattccgtggtggagggtcacatatcagaAACCATTTTGTGACAAATTCGAAGTTTgagttccttccttccttctctttTCATTCATGTTGatgagttttgttgttgttttagttattgttgttgtcataTTGAAATCTTCATCCAAAACAGCTGCCTCTGAGAGCAGGAAGCCAGTTTGTGACAAAttcaaagttggaattcctttATTCCCTCCTTCCCGTTCGGTTCATGTATGTGTTGTTATTGAGGTCTAAATCCAAAACAACTGCATGCCTCTAACAGCTAGAAGCCAGTTCGCCACAAATTCCTTtcatctttctttccttttcatCTAAATTtggtttttgctgttgttgttgttgttgttgttaaaatcTTCATTCAAAACAGCTGCCTCTAATAGCAAGAAGCCAGTTTGTGACAAATTCAAAGTCAGAATTCCTtcattctttccttccttcccttTTCATCAATGTTGATGTTGTCGttgcatgttgttgttgttgttgaaatctTCATTCCAAACAGCTGCCTCTGATAGCAAGAAGCCAGTTTGTGACAAATTCAAAGTCTGAATTCCtgcattccttccttccttcccatTTCATCAatgctgttgttgtcgttgtgatTGTTGTTATTAAAGTCTTCATCCAAAACAGCTGCCTCTAACAGCCAGAAGCCAGTTTGTCACAAACTCATAGTCAGGGTTTTCCGGCAGACGAAACAATCGGTTGGCCAGCTGATGGCGAAGTGTGTCGTACTCTGACGTCGCCTTGCTCAGAAGGCTCTCCCTTGACAGCTCGCCCTacaagaaataaaatgaatTAATACTGCGAAAAGAAAAAGGatttatcaaataaccaaagggaagtaagcgctcggatgagacgaaaaaccgaggtcccttcgtgtacactacattggggtgtgcacgttaaagatcccacgattgacaaaagggtctttcctggcaaaattgtataggcatagataaaaatgtccaccaaaatacccgtgtgacttggaataataggccgtgaaaagtaggatatgcgccgaaatggctgcgatctgctggccgatgtgaatgcgtgatgtattgtgtaaaaaattccatctcacacggcataaataaatccctgcgccttgaatatgtgcgcgatataaattgcataaaattaaaataaaatagaactgtacccacggaatacgcgcgatataagcttcatattgattgattgattgattgattgatacgtCGCCATgtaaatagcgctctgcctcatttctttaagaatgtcttttttaaaaAGGATATCGTTAAATCTACTTTTTGTCCTGCCAGAATAAATGCTGAAATGAGAATCAGAACTTAAGGAATCAATTTAGCTCTCACTTGTCATCTATATTTTAAGCGCttatgtccctttgtttctccgAACAAGAAATTTACATCTGTTAGAGTTGGGGGAGTTGAGTTTTCATCTCTCAGCTTCTAATAATTATTTGTCATTTATGTATACTGTTTCTTCACTCTCAGCATGTATCAGTGGAAGAGTATTCTTGTATAATGTAACTGATTGAGGGCCccaaaatcaaggtaactgtgatcgtgaaagctaaaatatcccttcccgtgatcgtgatgataccaccccccccccccccccccccctttggggccct from Littorina saxatilis isolate snail1 linkage group LG16, US_GU_Lsax_2.0, whole genome shotgun sequence encodes the following:
- the LOC138950443 gene encoding Kruppel-like factor 18, coding for MQGGIMFWLTALLCAILLAQSAQGTACGSQATNSGISDDDLTPVDPAHRACCGPQPYDNTTQFCCGGKVEAKGRKKGCCGDNIYNPKKHFCCGVTLKAAKGYEGCCGNQTYNPGSHICCEGQIKRGGTQYYGCCGVEVFDSFSHICCNGTVQPKGNNARCCGDEKYDSVTHTCCDGRVKPGGRYYSCCGTEVFHNWASVCCNGTLHERGTHNGCCGNKPYNYNTHACCGNKPYNSDTHVCCGGAIKSGVGSDTSCCGTESYNDLTHICCNGVLGKKASNNSVQQICCNGFLREAGIYDRCCGNDIYNQYTHTCCKGKVQPGGSNQACCGSRVYDHRTQQCCQNKVYNTATHTCCRGELHAKRASHKCCGTETYNDITHLCCYGVLRERGINDSCCGTQAYNKATQTCCRNNIQPRGAYLSCCGTQSYDRNTQLCCGGTVQRLSFYLGCCGGQTYPILTHTCCAGVIQKGASQHCCGTQAYLSYYAHQCCYDTLQARGTNSACCGLKPYNRQTHSCCNGQVMPGGPYPYHRCCGNTSYDYKTQLCCAGTPREKGTHGSCCGNQTYNSDTHTCCSGTIQPGGTFHSCCGTETYHEQTQSCCGYQVYNSTTHTCCKGKLQAGGTNHGCCGTEVYDSRSHLCCLDTLGERGPNTECCGTQAYNTTTHTCCGGQVMSGGRHHGCCGAAVYDIRTQLCCGGAPRDKGTHDDCCGIQTYNSTTHTCCYGQILPGGTYHRCCGIGTYNIATYICCYGNIVPGSPYHKCCGIKPYRPKSQICCQGTPHHKENRRTSCCGNQLSQGGCCFNQLYSSATHVCCGGKLTASEGDRSQRCCGMQIYNDTTHMCCRSETHERGTSNSCCGTTPYNTTTHLCCDYTPHEKGSNDSCCMNQPFTRQNHTCCGGKVYPGATAHTSCCAGKVQPGGTGHGCCGATAYSYETQTCCEGRVYPGGRYHRCCRNQVFNSTTHTCCWGSGQVIPGGTRRYCCGNQIYDRTVHTCCQDTPVPGGLYYYRCCGNSTYDYRTQFCCGGNQVFTRRYQGCCGSELYSPRTHTCCDGQLKPGGSYYRCCGSEVYHYHNYSCCQSVRRRGGRKNPDPQVYNWRTHSCCAGVEVRPGGTFHACCGNGTYNYKTHTCCDSGHTLPSPGGSSYNCCGNQTHYYYNSTCCQGNVLPGYSNNHRCCGTRTYDYKTQSCCGTQVYDPTTKSCCGDELYSRATHTCCQGAVQPGGTSHACCGSQAYDDLTSRCCNGQVLTGTGSCPA